One window from the genome of Paramisgurnus dabryanus chromosome 20, PD_genome_1.1, whole genome shotgun sequence encodes:
- the bag3 gene encoding BAG family molecular chaperone regulator 3 has product MAQYSGPNQYQSMKTPSPVETMTTNDPLPPGWEIKIDPQTGWPFFVDHNNRTTTWNDPRHDTKKIFSNGPCMTSESPQDLHKTFSQKMRQPTLRQGYISIPVSHENIEPRLQQYPSYSYINPVVQQNLRADGRTPSPTPASHCRPRSPVQAPSETCLSCSPASHGPEVHQPQVTHQQISSLHQQPRTSNTGLRSGYISIPVIHEGVSQSQTNQSSYPTREKVPIYREQVPIHIQQNRTSSPSPVPIRAQSPVRSQIMEERPYIQQHIGHAAVPPKAEVEETVRGHSFDFPIHRESEVLQPTHHPVPEQQQQQQPTQIPQPRAQQPVQQPSPVSETSNFTIQIPSTPEPQETSAPPTPQEVQPPPTQPEETLEQDLNHPGLIKVQQILERVEKLAHEVKHFDGKKNDKRYLLLEEMLTKELLALDSVDPEGRIDVRQARRDGVRRVQTILDELEMFGDHSEGPAGDIWPEANNSTYKGEPSMIGQANTENVKEIS; this is encoded by the exons ATGGCACAATATTCAGGACCGAATCAATATCAGAGTATGAAAACACCGTCTCCTGTCGAAACGATGACAACGAACGATCCTCTACCACCCGGGTGGGAGATCAAAATCGACCCGCAGACAGGGTGGCCGTTTTTTGTGGATCACAACAATCGCACAACGACGTGGAATGATCCAAGGCATGACACGAAAAAG ATTTTCTCGAATGGCCCTTGTATGACCTCAGAGTCTCCCCAGGACCTGCACAAAACCTTTAGTCAAAAGATGAGGCAGCCAACACTACGCCAGGGCTATATCTCCATCCCAGTCTCTCATGAAAACATTGAACCCAGGTTGCAGCAGTATCCAAGTTACTCCTACATCAATCCTGTAGTGCAGCAAAATTTAAGAGCAGATGGTCGTACTCCTTCCCCAACTCCAGCATCACACTGTCGGCCTAGATCACCAGTGCAGGCCCCATCAGAGACATGTTTGTCTTGCTCACCTGCCTCACATGGACCTGAG GTTCATCAACCACAGGTGACACACCAACAAATCAGTAGCCTTCATCAACAGCCCCGAACCAGCAATACAGGCCTGCGATCAGGCTACATTTCCATTCCGGTAATCCATGAAGGCGTCTCACAATCCCAGACTAACCAAAGTTCTTATCCCACGCGAGAAAAAGTCCCAATCTACCGTGAGCAAGTGCCAATTCACATACAGCAAAATCGCACATCCAGTCCTAGCCCCGTCCCCATAAGGGCTCAGTCACCGGTCAGGTCTCAGATCATGGAAGAGAGACCCTAT ATACAGCAACACATTGGGCACGCAGCGGTACCACCTAAAGCTGAAGTTGAAGAAACTGTCAGAGGACATTCATTTGACTTCCCTATTCATAGAGAGAGCGAAGTATTGCAGCCCACACATCACCCGGTAccagaacaacaacaacaacaacaacctaCACAAATACCTCAACCGAGAGCACAACAACCAGTACAGCAACCATCGCCGGTATCAGAGACATCTAACTTTACCATACAAATTCCCTCAACACCAGAACCCCAGGAAACATCTGCCCCTCCGACACCTCAAGAGGTTCAGCCTCCACCCACACAGCCCGAGGAGACTCTTGAACAAGATTTGAACCACCCAGGCCTGATCAAAGTGCAGCAGATATTGGAACGTGTGGAGAAACTAGCACATGAGGTTAAACATTTTGATGGGAAGAAGAATGATAAGCGTTACTTGTTGTTGGAGGAGATGTTGACCAAAGAACTGCTGGCTCTGGACTCTGTAGACCCGGAAGGTCGCATAGATGTGCGCCAGGCTCGGAGGGACGGCGTCCGCAGAGTACAGACCATTCTTGACGAACTGGAGATGTTTGGTGATCATTCAGAAGGACCGGCTGGTGACATCTGGCCTGAGGCTAATAACTCAACCTATAAAGGAGAGCCAAGTATGATTGGCCAGGCAAACACAGAGAATGTTAAGGAGATATCATAA